One window of the Betta splendens chromosome 21, fBetSpl5.4, whole genome shotgun sequence genome contains the following:
- the ube2f gene encoding NEDD8-conjugating enzyme UBE2F, with amino-acid sequence MLTLASKLRRDDGGKTGRATGASDSTHRVSIRDRLLTKEVAELEANLPSTCKASFPDEDKLHHFQLAVSPDEGYYQSGRFQFEIDVPEAYNMVPPKVRCLTRIWHPNITENGEICLSLLREHSIDGTGWAPTRTLKDVVWGLNSLFTDLLNFDDPLNIDAAEHHLRDKEDFRNKVQDYIKHYAR; translated from the exons ATGCTCACCTTGGCCAGTAAGCTAAGGAGAGATGACGGAGGAAAGACGGGTCGTGCCACCGGAGCCTCTGACTCCACACACAGGGTCTCCATCAGGGACCGACTCCTTACCAAAG AAGTTGCAGAACTTGAAGCCAATCTACCTA gTACATGTAAAGCCAGTTTCCCAGATGAAGACAAGCTGCATCATTTTCAACTGGCAGTGTCACCTG ATGAGGGCTACTACCAAAGTGGAAGGTTTCAGTTTGAAATTGATGTTCCAGAAGCCTATAATATGGTG CCTCCTAAAGTCAGATGTCTGACCAGAATATGGCACCCTAACATCACAGAAAATGGAGAGATCTGTTTAAG cctaTTGAGGGAGCACTCTATTGATGGCACAGGCTGGGCCCCCACCAGAACATTAAAG gaCGTGGTCTGGGGATTGAACTCGTTGTTTACG GACCTGTTGAACTTTGATGACCCACTGAACATTGATGCAGCAGAACATCATCTGAGGGACAAG GAGGATTTTCGGAATAAGGTTCAAGATTACATCAAGCATTACGCAAGATGA
- the LOC114847554 gene encoding putative methyltransferase DDB_G0268948: MANRLFESREHAADYWKYRLCPSDRLIQRMIDFLDTRKGRPFDLALDVGCGSGQGSVLLAKHFTSVVATDVSRAQLEEALLHANRPNITYKQCAAEELPLDDGSVDLVAAMSAFHWFDRPRFLREAHRVLKPRGCLALLNYTIDMELSHPGCCPAALNRACKEFYEALHPYRSPCLGPSSMDFYREASQSIPYPDKEWQECVWVKQSMPLSSFIGLLQSFSHYQILLREDPQKADGLSQAFCERLMSIMRVTSAETEVEVAVKYYYLLACKPQDV, encoded by the exons ATGGCCAACCGTCTGTTTGAAAGCAGGGAGCACGCGGCGGACTACTGGAAGTACAGGCTCTGCCCCTCGGATCGTCTCATTCAACGTATGATCGACTTCCTCGACACTCGG AAAGGCCGCCCCTTCGACCTGGCGCTGGACGTGGGCTGCGGTTCGGGACAGGGCTCGGTGCTGCTCGCCAAACACTTCACGTCCGTGGTGGCGACGGACGTGAGTCGtgcccagctggaggaggctctgCTGCACGCGAACCGGCCCAACATCACGTACAA ACAGTGTGCGGCCGAAGAGCTGCCGCTGGACGACGGCTCGGTGGACCTGGTGGCGGCCATGTCGGCCTTCCACTGGTTTGACCGGCCGCGCTTCCTCCGGGAGGCCCACAGGGTCCTGAAGCCCCGCGGCTGCTTGGCGCTGCTCAACTACACCATCGACATGGAGCTGAGCCACCCCGGCTGCTGCCCGGCAGCGCTGAACCGGGCCTGCAAGGAG TTTTATGAAGCCCTGCATCCGTACCGCAGCCCCTGCCTCGGCCCCAGCTCCATGGACTTCTACCGCGAGGCCTCTCAATCCATCCCTTACCCCGACAAGGAGTG GCAGGAGTGCGTGTGGGTGAAACAGTCCATGCCTCTGTCCAGCTTCATAGGTTTGCTGCAGTCTTTCTCTCATTATCAGATTCTGTTGAGAGAGGACCCTCAGAAGGCCGACGGGCTCTCGCAGGCCTTCTGTGAAAG GTTGATGTCAATAATGCGCGTGACCTCTGCAGAGACCGAGGTGGAGGTGGCTGTGAAGTATTACTACCTGCTGGCCTGCAAACCACAGGACGTCTGA